In Actinoplanes lobatus, the DNA window CAGGTCGGGCATCGAGCCGCGACGGTCCTCCCGGGACTGCTCCAGCAGCCTGATCAGGTCGCGGGGGTCGCACAGGCGCTGCTTGCCGGACGCGTTCAGCCGCCAGCCGATCGTGCCGTCCTCCAGGCGCCGGCTCAGGGTCGCCCTGGACGTGCCCAGCAGCTGGGCCGCCTGACCGGGGCGTAGCCACTCGCCACCACGGACGCGCGCTTCCAGGTCTGGCCCGTCCGCCATCCACGCCCCCACCCTGTCGCACCTGTGCCGAATGCGCCGATCGTATCGGCCGGGACGCCCGCCGTGATCGTTCACCCACCCGTGCGATCTCAAACTGTCTCACCCGTCTCACCTGTGTCATGATGGGGCGCATGTCGACCGACACCATCCCCGGCACGCCGGAGACCGCCCTGGACCGCGCCCGGGCCAAGATCGGCACCGGCCCGGTACCGGCACGCAGCACCCTGCGACGGATGCTCTCGGTGGGCTGGGAGACGGCCACCCAGATCCACGACCAGCTGACGTCCGAGCGGGAGCACAGGCGGGCCAAGCGGCGGCGTGGCATGCGAGCCGCGATGCGCCGTGTGCAGGCACGGGGGCCTCTACCCCGGCCGCTGCGCACACCGTCCCGCCGGCACCCGGCACCACCCGCGGAACCCAACGTGGCACCGATCGTGGCCGTCGTGCCGGACACCTCGGAGACGGTCTCGAAGATCGACGTAGCCGTGCCGCCTCAGCCCGCCCGGAAGACCGTCCGGACGTGGCCGATCATCGGCCTGATCCTGCCCGCCTTCGTCGCGATCTGGGCGGGCTGGGTCGACCTCGGCAGGCTCACCGGCTTCGGTGTCGTGAAGCCCTTCCCCGGCATCCCCGGCGCCGACCAGCTCCAGATCAACACGGCGATCACGCTCCCGATCGGCCTGGAAACCTACGCGGCGTTCGCGCTCTACGTGTGGCTCTCCGGACTGGTCTGGGGACAGGCCCTCACCTTCGCCCGCTGGTCCGCCATCGGCAGCCTCATCCTCGGCGCCGCCGGCCAGGTCGCCTACCACCAGATGGCCGCCGCCGGCTGGACCGCGGCCCCGTGGTGGATCACCACCATCGTCTCCTGCATCCCCGTCGCCGTCCTCGGCATGGGCGCCGCACTCGCGCACCTCGTGCGCTCACAGCCTTGAGGAGCCACCCCATGCGCCGAGCCGTTCGTATGCGCATCTTCGACGGCCAACACGAGGTCCTGCACCGCTACAAGATCCTGCACATGGTCGACCTCGACTCCCCGGCCCTCCCGCTGATGGTCGCCGGCCTCCTCGCCCAGGGCATCGAGCTGGCCCTGGCGCTGGAGAACGAAGAGGTTCGCACGCCGCGGCTGGAGCTGTGGTGTGCAGTCAGCGAGGTCAAGGTCTACGACCACCTGGGCGGGCTGATCCTGTGACCCACGAGATGAGCCCCACCGGCGTCGCCGTGCTCCTCCTACTCGCGATCGCCATCGACTACATCAGCATCGGCCCGAACTGGCTGCGGGACCGGCTCGCATTCCTCATGGCCATCCCCGCCGTGTACGAGGGCTTCAACAACAGCACCGCCGACCACTGGACGTTTCAGCGCCTGACTGGGTTCCTGGAATGGGCGCTCGACCAGCCGATCCTCAGCGGCGCGTACATCGGCGGCGCCAGCGCCAGCGCGGTCCTCGGCATCCTGGTCTTCGCCGTCTGGCTATACGGTCTGGGCGCCATCCTCCCGGCCAAGTTCTCCGCGAGGTTGGGCAGGATCGCCACCATCAACTTCCCGCCCAGCGGCGTGTGGGCGATCAACTGGCGGCTCTGGATCGTCGCGATCGTCCTCGGACTGCTCGGCGACGTGCCGGTGGCCTGGGTCGGCGACCTCACCCAGGGCACCAACGAGCTGCTCGCCGACATCATGTCCCCGATCCCGCGGCTGCTCCTGGGAGGCAACTGATGATGCTGCTCGCCGCCGCTCCGGCCGCCGGCACCGACGAGGGCTTCGGCTGGCTGATCGCCATGCTGATCGCTGCCCTGGTCGCCGTGCTGGCGATCGGCGGGCACCAGGCGTGGATGGATCAGCACGGCCCCTCCCCTACCCCACCGTGGGCCCGCCGATCCCGGGTGACACCAGGGGAAACGCGTGAACCTGACCCGGATGACACCGACTTTGACACCGAGGATGAACCCGACGAGTGGGGGCCGCCCTGGGCCCGGCGGATCCGGATGGCCGACGGCTCTGTCCTCGTCCGCGGCCAGTCGCACGCCGACCAGGGCGACGAGGAGGAGCCGGACGCCGACGAAGAGCAGGAGGAGACGCGGGAGGAGATGGCCGACCGGCTGATCCGGATCCGGTGCCGCTACTCCGACGCCGTCCGCGAGATCATGGCTGCGTTTGACGTTTCGGAGTCGACGGCGAAGCGGGCGATTGCCGCGGCCCAGGAGCGCGCTGGCGGCCGTTGACCGGGCCGCCGTTCCGCGCCCGGTCGGCGACGCTATGGCGCAACCCGGCGATCTGCACGAAGATCGAGCGCCGTTCGACCGCATTGCCGTCCGAGCCGAGCTCGTAGCCGTCCAGCCACACCCAACCCTCGTAGGTCGGCCAGTTGTGGACCCGGATGATCCGGAACAGGAACGGGTAGACGAACTGAACGCTCGCCGCCCTGGTGATGTGGACGAGGTCACCGCTGCGGGGCAGACTCATCGGCCTGCCCCAGCCGTGAGCCGGGCGACGTAGCGCAGCGGGCGGCGGATGCACTGCTCGTACAGCGCCAGGGCCGGTGCGGTAGGGACCGCCTGCGCGGCCTGGTCGAACATCGCCCACAGCGCGGCAGCGAGTGGTAGGCCGGTGCCGTGCTCGTCGACCAGCTCGGCCACCGCGGGCTCACACGGCCAGACCTGCCCGCAGCCGACACAGAGGCCACGTGGCCAGGCCGGCTCGTGCGCGGTCACCACGTCCACCGGGTCCGAACGGCCGGCTGGACGACACCGAGCCGGACGGGCGGGCAGGGGTAGACCTCGAACCGGCAACGGCAGTCGAGCCGCCAGGGCCGCAGGATGTGCCGCTGGGGTCCATGTCTCAGGGTGTAGGTGGTCATGCCGGACACCTCCGCCGTGTCTGCGGGGTGGGGAACGCAGGGGGAGGGGCGGCGGCGGGCCGGGCCACGCGGGCTGGACAGCCCGCCGCCGACGGGCGCAGCGACACC includes these proteins:
- a CDS encoding helix-turn-helix domain-containing protein, coding for MADGPDLEARVRGGEWLRPGQAAQLLGTSRATLSRRLEDGTIGWRLNASGKQRLCDPRDLIRLLEQSREDRRGSMPDLETRLRPGP
- a CDS encoding ABC transporter permease, with the protein product MSTDTIPGTPETALDRARAKIGTGPVPARSTLRRMLSVGWETATQIHDQLTSEREHRRAKRRRGMRAAMRRVQARGPLPRPLRTPSRRHPAPPAEPNVAPIVAVVPDTSETVSKIDVAVPPQPARKTVRTWPIIGLILPAFVAIWAGWVDLGRLTGFGVVKPFPGIPGADQLQINTAITLPIGLETYAAFALYVWLSGLVWGQALTFARWSAIGSLILGAAGQVAYHQMAAAGWTAAPWWITTIVSCIPVAVLGMGAALAHLVRSQP